The following nucleotide sequence is from Geitlerinema sp. PCC 9228.
ATTTTATTTGGCCGCAATGGTGCTTCTGGGGAAGCTGCAACGCAGGCATTGAGCGAAGCCGAAACACCTGCCGAACAGGTAGCTCGTCAACTAGCTCCAATTTTAGAGCGATCGCCGGCGGAATTGCTGGCGGAATTCAAGACGCGCAAAAGTGGTATTCGCTTGGAAGATACTGTATCCGATACGCAAGCCAGAAAAATCCGTAGTTTGCAATTAGATGGATTGGAACTGGTCCGTCGTTCGGTTCGCCTGTATCCCTACCAGGAAATTGGCTCTAGTGTCGTGGGATACGTCGATATCGATCGCCAAGGTCAGGCTGGGATAGAACGTTCCCAGGAAGAGGTTTTGATGCGTTCGGTGCCGGAAGTTTGGTATCGCCGCAGCAGCTACGGTTCTTTGATGCCCGTGGTGAAGGCAGATGAAGTGAAAGGGCAAGTGCCAGGGGGCTTTCTTTATTTAGATGATTGGCGGTTGCAGCTGACGGTGGATGTACCTTTGCAGCGGATGGTTCAACGTGCTTTGGCAGAGCAAATAGAAAGCTTTCAAGCTCAGCGCGGCATGGCTTTGGTGATGGATGTGAGAGATGGTTCGCTTTTGAGTTTAGCTACCCATCCCAGTTACAATCCCAATACTTACTACGAGTTTGATGTAAGCTTGTTTAAGAATTGGGCAGTAACGGATTTGTTTGAACCCGGTTCGACCTTCAAACCGATTAACGTAGCGATCGCTTTGGAAACAGGAGCTGTAGAGCCCAACAGCCGCTTTCGCGATGAGGGTCGCATTACCATTGAAGGGTACCCTATTTCCAACTACGACTACAGCCAACAGGGGGCACCAGGTGTCGAGTCGGTTACGGAAATTTTAAAATACTCCCGCAACGTGGGTATGGTCCACGTGATGGAACAGTTGCCGCGGGAAACTTACTACAACTGGCTGCAAAAATTGGGTTTGTCAGAGACTGTGGGCATCGATCTCCCTTTTGAAATTCCCAGCTATATCAAGAGCAAGTCCCAATTTGTCAATTCCCAAGTAGAGGCCGCTACCACAGCCTTCGGGCAAGGATTTTCCCTGACAGCCATCAAACTTGCACAACTGCACGCCGCGATCGCCAATGGTGGTACCTTGGTGACCCCCCACGTGGTAGCAGGCTTATTCGACCGCCAAGGCAACAAATACTGGGAACCCTCCCTCGGGCAATCCCGCCGCATTTTTTCCCAACCAACCACCCGCGACGTTTTGGCGATGATGGAAGAAGTGGTGGAAGATGGCACCGGTCAAAAAGCTGCCATTGAAGGCTATCGCATTGCTGGCAAAACGGGAACTGCTCAAAAAGCCGATCCCCGCGGTGGCTACAAAGAAAATGCCATCATCACCAGTTTTGTCGGTATGGTTCCCGCCAGCAATCCCCGCTATTTGGTCTTAGCCGTGGTAGACGAACCGCAAGGGGGCAGCGGTGGAACAACGGCCGCTCCCATTGTCAAGAAAATTTTACAAACCTTAATTGTTCGTCAGGGGATTCAGCGTCAACCACCCCCCGGGGAATCAGGCAATATAGAATAGCTTCTACCATTTCTAAAAAACAATGATTCTCTAGAATTTTCCGATTTTCCTAGTAGGGGTGCTCACGCGTTGCGCCCCAACAAAAGTCCCCGCGATTATTGCTAGCATACTTTTAAGGAAATGCTATGAATTTTCTTGCAGGTCATCCAACATATTTTCACCAGTGCCACTTAGGATAGGTAAAAGATACCTTCCAAATCAGCGAAAGGAAAAATTAGCGGCGTGGGTACCCCTTCCAGATACTGGCAACTAGCAAAACTAACGGCTGCGGGAACGGTTTTGATTGTCGAAATTCCGTCGGCAAAGGAGTTTTTCCGCCAGCAGTTTCCCCATATTTTCCACTCCGATAGCATTGCTGACACGAACATCGAACCTCGGTTACTGGCGCTGTGGCAGGATCCTCAATACCAGGAAAAGGTGAGTTTGTGCTGGCGCTGTTACATTTCCCATCAAATTTGTCGCGTTTGTTCCCAATTGGAAAAGCAATTTGGGCAGCAACATGGGTTCAATCGCGATGACTTGCTGCCTTTGGTTTTAAACGACTCGTTAGAATCTATCAAATCCATGGCATCGGCATCGGTTCCCTCATACCAACCCCTAGCGGTGCAAATTTTACAAACTTTCAATCCCCAACGGGGCAGTC
It contains:
- a CDS encoding penicillin-binding protein 2 yields the protein MSRVLQTSDRKKKHTDSKSPSTLRMRLVMVWGILIGFGLLLGGNLLRLQGWQGEILQQRATEQQLVQLQPFVPRRPIVDRQGNTMAIDRLAYVLYAHPILFGRNGASGEAATQALSEAETPAEQVARQLAPILERSPAELLAEFKTRKSGIRLEDTVSDTQARKIRSLQLDGLELVRRSVRLYPYQEIGSSVVGYVDIDRQGQAGIERSQEEVLMRSVPEVWYRRSSYGSLMPVVKADEVKGQVPGGFLYLDDWRLQLTVDVPLQRMVQRALAEQIESFQAQRGMALVMDVRDGSLLSLATHPSYNPNTYYEFDVSLFKNWAVTDLFEPGSTFKPINVAIALETGAVEPNSRFRDEGRITIEGYPISNYDYSQQGAPGVESVTEILKYSRNVGMVHVMEQLPRETYYNWLQKLGLSETVGIDLPFEIPSYIKSKSQFVNSQVEAATTAFGQGFSLTAIKLAQLHAAIANGGTLVTPHVVAGLFDRQGNKYWEPSLGQSRRIFSQPTTRDVLAMMEEVVEDGTGQKAAIEGYRIAGKTGTAQKADPRGGYKENAIITSFVGMVPASNPRYLVLAVVDEPQGGSGGTTAAPIVKKILQTLIVRQGIQRQPPPGESGNIE